The Candidatus Babeliales bacterium genome includes a region encoding these proteins:
- the rplM gene encoding 50S ribosomal protein L13, whose product MNKTFMLRKEDRKPEWHVIDASGLVLGRLATRVADVLRGKNRPEFTPHEDAGDYVVIINCEKIALTGEKMAQKIYTNFSGWRGGLKELTARQVFEKNPARIIEQAVKGMLPKNKLSDRIIKKLKVYKGTEHPHKAQIL is encoded by the coding sequence ATGAATAAAACGTTTATGTTAAGAAAAGAAGATCGCAAGCCTGAATGGCATGTGATTGATGCTTCTGGGCTGGTATTGGGACGTCTTGCAACCCGAGTTGCAGATGTTTTACGCGGAAAAAACAGACCAGAATTTACGCCTCATGAAGATGCTGGTGACTATGTTGTTATCATCAATTGCGAGAAAATTGCTCTTACCGGCGAGAAAATGGCTCAAAAGATTTATACCAACTTCTCTGGTTGGAGAGGTGGTCTTAAGGAATTGACCGCGCGCCAAGTTTTTGAAAAAAACCCGGCTCGTATTATTGAGCAAGCTGTTAAAGGCATGCTTCCAAAAAATAAACTGAGCGACAGAATCATTAAGAAGTTGAAAGTTTATAAAGGAACAGAGCATCCTCATAAAGCTCAAATTCTTTAA
- a CDS encoding CTP synthase, with protein MDLKNLTYEVRNKGTKFIVITGGVCSSIGKGVLVSSLGVLLKGAGYSVSVIKWDPYLNVDPGTMSPLEHGEVFVTHDGAETDLDLGHYERTLGISLSRDSSVSSGQIFKSILDGEREGKFLGKCIQLVPHVVDAIKTRLFAFALNHDVDFVLLEIGGTVGDIEGKVFLEAVRQVRSDLHPAHIFHGHLSYVPRLEWTGEIKTKPTQHSVNALKEEGLVPDCIFLRTSLAIEEKQRRKLATMCGVSQDLIFEVLTYKPVYPLFIDLQKQEVSKRIQEYFGILAAKPSNLSQWQDLIERIGACKTVIKVALVAKYVGSNDPYMSVIDAIQAAGYANNVTVDIVVIDAEQLENSQNNEAWILLKSAEGIIIPGGFDKRGGEGKIAAVRWAREQQIPYLGLCLGMQVMLIEFGRSLVNLAHANTTEFDKKTPHPIISLLEEQAAVVQKGASMRLGEYACTLVPGSKAHQAYEQDEVRERHRHRYEFNNSYKQDFEAKGVLFSGLNPDSGLVEISELQGHPFMVGSQFHPEFLSGPLKPHPLFKAFIKAVLEQINKK; from the coding sequence GTGGATCTTAAAAATTTAACGTATGAAGTACGTAATAAAGGAACGAAGTTTATCGTGATTACCGGTGGGGTTTGTTCTTCCATCGGCAAAGGCGTACTTGTCTCATCGTTGGGTGTTTTGCTCAAAGGTGCCGGGTACTCCGTTTCGGTAATCAAATGGGATCCGTATCTTAATGTTGACCCTGGCACCATGTCACCACTTGAGCATGGCGAAGTGTTTGTGACGCACGATGGTGCCGAGACCGATCTTGATTTGGGCCATTATGAGCGGACGTTAGGCATTAGTTTGTCCCGTGATTCCTCAGTTTCTTCAGGCCAAATTTTTAAAAGTATTTTGGATGGGGAGCGCGAAGGCAAGTTTCTGGGCAAGTGCATCCAGCTGGTGCCACATGTTGTTGATGCCATTAAAACGCGTCTTTTTGCTTTCGCATTAAACCATGATGTGGATTTTGTATTGCTCGAAATTGGCGGTACGGTTGGCGATATTGAAGGCAAAGTATTTCTGGAAGCCGTACGCCAAGTGCGTAGCGACTTACATCCAGCCCACATATTTCATGGCCATTTGAGCTATGTTCCGCGTTTGGAATGGACTGGTGAAATCAAGACCAAGCCAACGCAGCATAGTGTTAATGCACTCAAAGAAGAGGGCCTGGTGCCTGACTGCATCTTTTTGCGTACATCCTTGGCTATTGAAGAAAAGCAGCGTCGCAAGCTTGCAACCATGTGTGGCGTTTCTCAAGATTTAATTTTTGAAGTTTTAACGTACAAGCCGGTTTATCCGCTTTTTATCGACTTGCAAAAGCAAGAAGTAAGCAAGCGTATTCAAGAATACTTTGGTATTTTGGCAGCAAAGCCTTCAAATTTGTCGCAATGGCAAGATCTTATTGAGCGCATCGGTGCCTGCAAAACAGTGATTAAAGTTGCGTTGGTGGCAAAATATGTTGGGAGTAACGATCCGTACATGAGCGTTATCGACGCTATTCAGGCCGCTGGATACGCCAATAACGTTACCGTTGATATTGTGGTTATTGATGCTGAGCAGCTTGAGAACAGCCAAAATAATGAAGCTTGGATTTTGTTGAAATCAGCTGAAGGTATTATCATTCCGGGTGGTTTTGATAAGCGTGGTGGCGAGGGCAAAATTGCGGCGGTCCGTTGGGCGCGCGAGCAACAGATCCCTTACCTTGGTTTATGTCTGGGAATGCAGGTAATGCTTATAGAATTTGGTCGCTCGCTGGTTAACCTTGCGCATGCAAATACCACAGAATTTGATAAAAAGACCCCTCATCCTATCATTTCTTTACTTGAAGAGCAGGCGGCCGTGGTGCAAAAGGGAGCATCTATGCGCTTGGGTGAGTATGCCTGCACATTAGTCCCGGGTAGCAAGGCTCACCAGGCTTACGAGCAAGATGAGGTTCGGGAACGGCATAGGCACCGTTATGAATTTAATAATTCTTATAAGCAAGATTTTGAGGCCAAGGGAGTGCTTTTTTCTGGGCTTAATCCAGACTCAGGTCTTGTTGAAATCTCCGAGCTACAAGGGCATCCGTTTATGGTTGGGTCTCAGTTTCATCCTGAATTTTTGTCCGGACCGCTTAAGCCGCACCCGTTGTTTAAGGCCTTTATAAAGGCCGTTCTTGAGCAAATAAATAAGAAGTAA